A part of Streptomyces sp. NBC_01451 genomic DNA contains:
- a CDS encoding HPr family phosphocarrier protein, which produces MAERRVNVGWAEGLHARPASIFVRAATAAGVPMTIAKADGNPVNAASMLAVLGLGAQGGEEIVLASEAEGADAALDRLAKLVAEGLEELPETV; this is translated from the coding sequence ATGGCTGAGCGCCGCGTCAACGTCGGCTGGGCGGAGGGCCTCCACGCCCGCCCCGCCTCCATCTTCGTCCGTGCGGCCACGGCCGCCGGCGTCCCCATGACGATCGCCAAGGCCGACGGCAACCCCGTCAACGCGGCCTCCATGCTGGCGGTCCTCGGCCTGGGCGCCCAGGGCGGCGAGGAGATCGTCCTCGCCTCCGAGGCGGAGGGCGCGGACGCCGCGCTCGACCGTCTGGCGAAGCTGGTGGCCGAGGGACTCGAGGAACTTCCCGAGACGGTCTGA
- a CDS encoding GntR family transcriptional regulator, producing MRIPAHSVCTAIRDDIVAGVYERGSRLTEELLARRYGVSRVPVREALRTLEAEGFVVTRRHAGACVAEPTEQEASDLLEMRMLLEPLGASRAAQRRTEAHLKVLRGLVRLGQERARRGNSEDLRSLGGWFHETLTQASGSHTLASTLTQLRHKIAWMYTVEAPASPVDSWAEHGAIVDAVARGDSERARAITALHTERATAVHRLRFPGAGDRPDRVRTSQHPVNMTGLRH from the coding sequence ATGCGTATTCCGGCGCACTCGGTATGCACGGCGATCCGGGACGACATCGTCGCCGGTGTCTACGAGCGCGGCAGCCGGCTCACCGAGGAACTGCTCGCGCGCCGCTACGGCGTCTCGCGCGTCCCCGTCCGCGAGGCCCTGCGCACCCTGGAGGCCGAGGGCTTCGTGGTGACCCGGCGGCACGCGGGCGCGTGCGTCGCGGAACCCACCGAGCAGGAGGCCTCCGACCTGCTGGAGATGCGCATGCTCCTGGAGCCGCTGGGTGCCTCCCGGGCCGCCCAGCGGCGCACCGAGGCCCACCTCAAGGTGCTGCGGGGCCTGGTCAGGCTGGGCCAGGAGCGGGCCAGGAGGGGGAACAGCGAGGATCTGCGCTCCCTGGGGGGCTGGTTCCACGAGACGCTGACCCAGGCCTCCGGAAGCCACACCCTGGCCTCGACACTCACCCAGCTCCGGCACAAGATCGCCTGGATGTACACGGTGGAGGCGCCTGCCAGCCCCGTCGACTCCTGGGCGGAACACGGGGCGATCGTGGACGCGGTGGCGCGCGGCGACAGTGAGCGGGCGCGGGCCATCACGGCGCTGCACACCGAGCGCGCGACCGCCGTGCACCGGCTTCGATTTCCGGGCGCCGGGGACAGGCCGGATCGTGTGAGGACTTCGCAACATCCCGTAAACATGACGGGCCTGCGTCATTAA
- a CDS encoding bifunctional acetate--CoA ligase family protein/GNAT family N-acetyltransferase, which yields MQNSADRHEYPAHWEADVVLRDGGTARVRPITADDADRLVSFYEQVSDESKYYRFFAPYPRLSAKDVHRFTHHDFVDRVGLAATVGGEFIATVRYDRIDAEGLPASGPAHEAEVAFLVQDAHQGRGVASALLEHIAAVARERGIRRFAAEVLPANSKMIKVFTDAGYTQKRSFEDGVVRLEFDLEPTDRSLAVQRAREQRAEGRSVRRLLVPGAVAVIGVGRAPGGVGRSILDHIRDAGFTGELYAVNSAFPEEQKDIDGVPAHRSVGDIGGSVDLAVVAVPAAYVPDVVTECGEHGVQGLVVVSAGYAESGPEGRERQRELVRHARTYGMRIIGPNAFGVINTAQDVRLNASLAPEMPRPGRIGLFAQSGAIGIALLSRLHRRGGGVTGVTGVSTFVSSGNRADVSGNDVLQYWYDDPDTDVVLMYLESIGNPRKFTRLARRTAAAKPLVVVQGTRHGGAAPQGHAVRATRLPHATVSELLRQAGVIRVDTITELVDAGLLLARQPLPAGPRVAILGNSESLGLLTYDACLSEGLQPLAPLDLTTGASPEDFQRALSAALADEASDAVVVTAIPTVGEGTPGDAALAEALRSAAAEVPGKPVLVVHVELGGLAEALSAAASTAPQTGSPAPGTAVAERLPTPGAERPASAPVSQAPASPAPPAPGSCSRLIPAYPAAERAVRALGEAVKYAQWRREAAEPGRVPESIDADIDEKGAAELIGGLLARGQGLTLGADETCELLGTYGIPVRGALPAPNPEDAVAAARTLGYPVALKATAPHLRHRADLGGVRLDLADEEQLRRAYAELTGLFGSPEEVRPVVQGMAPRGVDTVVRAVIDPAAGAVLSFGLAGPASQLLGDIAHRLIPVTDRDAASLIRSIRTAPLLFGWRGSAPVDTGALEELLLRVSRLVDDHPEVIAVSLEPVVVAQHGVSVLGASVRLAPPPARDDLGPRTLPVY from the coding sequence ATGCAGAACTCGGCGGACCGGCACGAGTACCCCGCCCACTGGGAGGCGGACGTCGTGCTGCGCGACGGCGGCACCGCCCGTGTCCGGCCCATCACGGCGGACGACGCCGACCGGCTGGTCAGCTTCTACGAACAGGTCTCGGACGAGTCGAAGTACTACCGCTTCTTCGCGCCCTATCCGCGCCTGTCCGCAAAGGACGTCCACCGCTTCACCCACCACGACTTCGTGGACCGGGTGGGGCTCGCGGCCACGGTCGGCGGCGAGTTCATCGCCACCGTACGCTACGACCGCATCGACGCCGAGGGACTGCCCGCCTCCGGTCCCGCCCACGAGGCCGAGGTCGCCTTCCTGGTGCAGGACGCGCACCAGGGCCGGGGCGTGGCCTCCGCCCTCCTCGAACACATCGCCGCTGTCGCCCGCGAGCGCGGCATCCGCCGCTTCGCCGCCGAGGTGCTGCCGGCCAACAGCAAGATGATCAAGGTGTTCACGGACGCCGGGTACACCCAGAAGCGCAGCTTCGAGGACGGCGTCGTACGCCTGGAGTTCGACCTGGAGCCCACGGACCGCTCCCTCGCCGTCCAGCGCGCGCGGGAGCAGCGTGCCGAGGGGCGTTCCGTACGGCGACTGCTCGTCCCGGGCGCCGTGGCCGTCATCGGCGTCGGCCGCGCCCCCGGCGGCGTCGGCCGCAGCATCCTCGACCACATCAGGGACGCCGGTTTCACCGGTGAGCTGTACGCGGTCAACAGCGCCTTCCCGGAAGAGCAGAAGGACATCGACGGAGTGCCGGCCCACCGGTCGGTCGGCGACATCGGGGGCTCCGTCGACCTCGCGGTCGTCGCCGTCCCGGCCGCGTACGTCCCCGATGTCGTCACCGAGTGCGGTGAGCACGGCGTGCAGGGGCTCGTCGTGGTCTCCGCCGGGTACGCCGAGAGCGGCCCCGAGGGACGGGAGCGGCAGCGCGAACTCGTGCGGCACGCGCGCACGTACGGGATGCGCATCATCGGCCCCAACGCCTTCGGCGTCATCAACACGGCGCAGGACGTCCGGCTGAACGCGTCGCTCGCCCCCGAGATGCCGAGGCCCGGGCGGATCGGGCTGTTCGCGCAGTCCGGGGCCATCGGGATCGCGCTGCTGTCCCGGCTGCACCGGCGCGGGGGAGGAGTCACCGGGGTCACCGGGGTGTCGACCTTCGTCTCGTCCGGCAACCGGGCCGACGTGTCGGGCAACGACGTACTCCAGTACTGGTACGACGACCCGGACACCGACGTCGTCCTCATGTACCTCGAATCCATCGGCAACCCGCGCAAGTTCACCCGCCTCGCGCGGCGCACGGCGGCGGCGAAGCCGCTGGTGGTCGTACAGGGGACGCGGCACGGCGGCGCCGCTCCCCAGGGGCATGCCGTACGGGCCACGCGGTTGCCGCACGCGACGGTGTCCGAGCTGCTGCGGCAGGCCGGTGTGATCCGGGTGGACACGATCACCGAGCTGGTCGACGCGGGGCTGCTGCTGGCCCGGCAGCCGCTGCCCGCCGGGCCGCGGGTGGCGATCCTGGGGAACTCGGAGTCGCTGGGGCTGCTGACGTACGACGCGTGCCTCTCCGAGGGGCTCCAGCCGCTGGCGCCGCTGGACCTGACGACGGGGGCGTCGCCCGAGGACTTCCAGCGGGCACTGTCTGCGGCGCTGGCGGACGAGGCGAGCGATGCGGTCGTCGTCACCGCAATCCCCACGGTGGGGGAGGGCACCCCCGGGGACGCCGCGTTGGCCGAGGCCCTGCGGTCGGCCGCGGCGGAGGTACCCGGGAAGCCGGTACTGGTGGTTCATGTGGAGCTCGGGGGACTGGCGGAGGCGCTGTCGGCCGCCGCCAGCACCGCCCCGCAGACAGGTTCACCGGCACCCGGCACCGCAGTGGCGGAACGCCTGCCGACCCCCGGGGCGGAACGGCCGGCCTCCGCGCCGGTTTCGCAGGCCCCGGCGTCCCCGGCCCCGCCCGCCCCCGGTTCCTGCTCCCGTCTCATCCCCGCCTACCCCGCCGCCGAGCGCGCCGTACGGGCCCTCGGGGAAGCCGTGAAGTACGCGCAGTGGCGGCGGGAGGCCGCCGAGCCCGGCAGGGTGCCCGAGTCCATCGACGCGGACATCGACGAGAAGGGGGCCGCCGAGCTGATCGGCGGGCTCCTCGCGCGCGGGCAGGGGCTCACCCTCGGCGCGGACGAGACGTGCGAGCTGCTCGGGACATACGGCATCCCGGTGCGCGGAGCTTTGCCCGCCCCGAACCCCGAGGACGCCGTGGCCGCCGCGCGGACCCTCGGATACCCCGTCGCCCTCAAGGCCACCGCCCCGCACCTGCGGCACCGCGCCGACCTCGGCGGCGTACGCCTGGATCTCGCGGACGAGGAGCAACTGCGGCGGGCGTACGCCGAACTGACCGGCCTCTTCGGGAGCCCTGAGGAGGTGCGGCCGGTGGTGCAGGGGATGGCACCGCGGGGAGTCGACACCGTCGTACGGGCGGTGATCGACCCGGCGGCCGGCGCGGTGCTCTCCTTCGGGCTCGCCGGACCCGCCTCGCAGCTGCTCGGGGACATCGCGCACCGACTGATACCGGTCACCGACCGCGACGCGGCGTCGCTGATCCGGTCCATCCGGACGGCGCCGCTCCTCTTCGGCTGGCGCGGCTCGGCGCCGGTCGACACGGGGGCGCTGGAAGAACTGCTGCTCAGGGTGTCGCGGCTCGTGGACGATCACCCCGAGGTCATCGCCGTGTCGCTGGAGCCGGTGGTCGTCGCACAGCACGGCGTGAGCGTGCTCGGGGCGTCGGTGCGGTTGGCGCCGCCGCCCGCCCGTGACGACCTGGGTCCCAGGACACTTCCTGTGTACTGA
- a CDS encoding M23 family metallopeptidase: protein MAFTRATGKHRRPSRPSLVTRTTVRAAGVAALATTGVVGSLAAPALAAESTVEQTGLTPVVSIGESLADEIDAQAAAQEQAAEKAAAEKRAVAAAKKEAEERVKEAREAKARAAREAERKRLTSYVAPIAGSYISTGYKAGGAVWSSGSHTGVDFHAASGTTVQAVGSGTVVEAGWGGSYGNNIVIKMIDGTYTQYGHLSSINVSVGQTVTPGQQIGLSGATGNVTGAHLHFEARTTPEYGSDINPVAYLRSHGVNV from the coding sequence ATGGCGTTCACCCGCGCCACCGGGAAGCACCGTCGTCCCAGCCGCCCCAGTCTTGTCACCCGTACGACCGTCCGCGCGGCCGGCGTCGCCGCCCTCGCGACCACCGGCGTCGTCGGCTCCCTCGCAGCTCCGGCGCTCGCCGCGGAGTCCACCGTCGAGCAGACCGGTCTCACCCCGGTGGTCTCCATCGGTGAGTCGCTCGCCGACGAGATAGACGCGCAGGCCGCCGCCCAGGAACAGGCCGCAGAGAAGGCCGCCGCCGAGAAGCGGGCCGTCGCCGCCGCGAAGAAGGAAGCGGAGGAGCGGGTCAAGGAGGCGCGCGAGGCGAAGGCCCGTGCCGCCCGTGAGGCCGAGCGCAAGCGCCTCACCAGCTACGTCGCCCCGATCGCCGGCTCGTACATCTCCACGGGCTACAAGGCGGGCGGCGCCGTCTGGTCCTCCGGCAGCCACACCGGTGTCGACTTCCACGCCGCGTCCGGCACCACCGTCCAGGCGGTGGGCTCCGGCACCGTCGTCGAGGCCGGCTGGGGAGGGTCCTACGGCAACAACATCGTGATCAAGATGATTGATGGTACGTACACCCAGTACGGTCATCTGTCGTCCATCAATGTGTCCGTCGGCCAGACGGTCACCCCGGGTCAGCAGATAGGCCTCTCCGGAGCCACCGGCAACGTCACCGGGGCGCACCTCCACTTCGAGGCACGTACGACCCCGGAGTACGGCTCGGACATCAACCCCGTCGCCTACCTCCGCTCGCACGGCGTGAACGTCTGA
- a CDS encoding DNA gyrase/topoisomerase IV subunit A, producing MARRTTKTPPPDDFEERILDIDVVDEMQGSFLEYAYSVIYSRALPDARDGLKPVHRRIVYQMNEMGLRPDRGYVKCARVVGEVMGKLHPHGDSSIYDALVRLAQPFSMRVPLVDGHGNFGSLGNDDPPAAMRYTEARMADATSLMTESIEEDTVDFAPNYDGQEQEPVALPAAFPNLLVNGASGIAVGMATNMPPHNLGEVISAARHLIRHPAADLDTLMRHVPGPDLPTGGRIVGLAGIRDAYETGRGTFRIRATVSVENVTARRVGLVVTELPFTVGPEKVIAKIKDLVGSKKLQGIADVKDLTDRSHGLRLVIEIKNGFVPEAVLEQLYKLTPMEESFGINNVALVDGQPLTLGLKELLEVYLDHRFEVVRRRSEFRRGKRRDRLHLVEGLLTALVDIDEVIRLIRSSDNSAQAKERLMERFSLSEIQTQYILDTPLRRLTRFDRIELESEKERLAAEIAELTRILESDAELRKLVSTELAAVAKKFGTERRTVLLESAGAAPAAGVPLQVADDPCRVLLSSTDLLARTANGEPFPADEDGRRAKHDLIVSAVPATARGEVGAVTSAGRLLRINVIDLPRLPDTMAAPNLSGGAPLSEFLSLEDGETVVCLTTLDESSPGLAIGTEQGVVKRVVPDYPSNKEELEVITLRDGDRIVGAAELRTGEEDLVFITDDAQLLRFQAAHVRPQGRPAGGMAGIKLTDGAKVISFTAVDPAVDAVVFTVAGSRGTLDDSVQTTAKLTPFDQYPRKGRATGGVRCQRFLKGEDCLSLAWAGPAPARASQKNGTPADLPEMDPRRDGSGLSLPKTVGVVAGPV from the coding sequence ATGGCCCGCCGCACCACGAAGACCCCGCCGCCCGATGACTTCGAGGAGCGGATCCTCGACATCGACGTCGTCGACGAGATGCAGGGCTCCTTCCTCGAGTACGCGTACTCGGTCATCTACTCCCGAGCCCTGCCCGACGCCCGCGACGGTCTCAAACCCGTACACCGTCGCATCGTGTACCAGATGAACGAGATGGGCCTGCGCCCCGACCGCGGCTATGTGAAGTGCGCCCGCGTCGTCGGCGAGGTCATGGGTAAGCTGCACCCGCACGGCGACTCGTCGATCTACGACGCCCTGGTGCGTCTCGCCCAGCCGTTCTCCATGCGCGTGCCGCTGGTCGACGGCCACGGCAACTTCGGGTCGCTGGGCAACGACGACCCGCCGGCCGCCATGCGGTACACCGAGGCCCGCATGGCCGACGCGACGTCCCTGATGACGGAGTCGATCGAAGAGGACACGGTCGACTTCGCCCCCAACTACGACGGCCAGGAGCAGGAACCGGTGGCGCTGCCCGCCGCCTTCCCGAACCTGCTGGTGAACGGCGCGTCGGGCATCGCCGTCGGCATGGCCACGAACATGCCGCCGCACAACCTCGGCGAGGTCATCTCGGCCGCCCGGCACCTCATCCGCCACCCGGCCGCCGATCTCGACACCCTGATGCGGCACGTCCCCGGCCCCGACCTGCCCACCGGCGGCCGGATCGTCGGCCTCGCCGGGATCAGGGACGCGTACGAGACGGGCCGCGGCACGTTCCGGATCCGCGCCACGGTGTCGGTGGAGAACGTGACGGCGCGCCGGGTGGGCCTGGTCGTCACCGAACTGCCGTTCACCGTCGGCCCGGAGAAGGTGATCGCCAAGATCAAGGACCTGGTCGGCTCGAAGAAGCTCCAGGGCATCGCCGACGTCAAGGACCTCACCGACCGCAGTCACGGCCTGCGCCTGGTCATCGAGATCAAGAACGGCTTCGTGCCGGAAGCCGTCCTGGAACAGCTCTACAAGCTGACGCCGATGGAGGAGTCCTTCGGCATCAACAACGTGGCGCTGGTGGACGGCCAGCCCCTCACCCTGGGGCTCAAGGAGCTCCTGGAGGTCTATCTCGACCACCGCTTCGAGGTCGTACGGCGCCGTTCGGAGTTCCGCCGCGGCAAGCGCCGCGACCGGCTGCACCTGGTCGAGGGCCTGCTCACCGCACTGGTGGACATCGACGAGGTCATCCGGCTGATCCGCTCCAGCGACAACTCCGCTCAGGCGAAGGAACGCCTGATGGAGCGGTTCTCCCTCTCCGAGATCCAGACGCAGTACATCCTGGACACCCCGCTGCGTCGGCTGACCCGGTTCGACCGCATCGAGCTGGAGTCCGAGAAGGAGCGGCTGGCCGCCGAGATCGCGGAGCTGACCCGGATCCTGGAGTCGGACGCGGAGCTCCGCAAGCTGGTCTCGACCGAACTGGCCGCGGTGGCCAAGAAGTTCGGCACCGAGCGGCGTACGGTACTGCTGGAGTCGGCCGGCGCCGCCCCCGCGGCCGGCGTCCCGCTCCAGGTGGCCGACGACCCGTGCCGGGTCCTGCTCTCGTCCACGGACCTGCTGGCGCGTACGGCGAACGGCGAGCCGTTCCCGGCGGACGAGGACGGTCGGCGCGCGAAGCACGACCTGATCGTCTCCGCGGTGCCCGCGACGGCACGGGGCGAGGTGGGTGCGGTGACGTCGGCCGGGCGCCTGCTGCGGATCAACGTCATCGATCTCCCCCGGCTCCCGGACACCATGGCGGCGCCCAACCTCTCCGGCGGCGCCCCGCTGTCGGAGTTCCTCTCCCTGGAGGACGGCGAGACGGTGGTCTGCCTGACGACGCTCGACGAGTCGTCCCCGGGCCTCGCGATCGGCACGGAACAGGGTGTCGTCAAGCGGGTGGTCCCCGACTATCCCTCCAACAAGGAGGAGTTGGAGGTCATCACGCTCAGGGACGGCGACCGGATCGTCGGCGCCGCAGAGCTGCGCACCGGCGAGGAGGACCTGGTCTTCATCACGGACGACGCCCAGTTGCTGCGCTTCCAGGCCGCCCATGTCCGCCCCCAGGGCCGCCCGGCCGGCGGCATGGCCGGCATCAAGCTCACGGACGGCGCCAAGGTGATCTCGTTCACGGCGGTGGACCCGGCGGTCGACGCGGTCGTCTTCACGGTCGCGGGCTCGCGGGGCACGCTGGACGACTCGGTGCAGACGACTGCGAAGCTGACCCCCTTCGACCAGTACCCGCGCAAGGGCCGCGCCACCGGCGGCGTCCGCTGCCAGCGGTTCCTGAAGGGTGAGGACTGTCTGTCCCTGGCCTGGGCGGGCCCCGCACCGGCGCGGGCGTCCCAGAAGAACGGCACCCCGGCGGACCTCCCGGAGATGGACCCGCGCCGCGACGGCTCGGGCCTGTCGTTGCCGAAGACGGTGGGTGTGGTGGCGGGCCCGGTGTAG
- a CDS encoding M16 family metallopeptidase, protein MTELATMEFHPQPQAGEARPWAFPAPGRGTLGNGLTVLRCHRPGQQVVAVEVLVDAPLEAEPAGLDGVATIMARAFSEGTDKHSAEEFAAELERCGATLDAHADHPCVRLSLEVPVSRLPKALGLLADALRAPAFSDSEIERLVRNRLDEIPHETANPARRSAKQLYKELFPASSRMSRPRQGTEETVAKIDAAAVRAFYERHVRPATATAVVVGDLTGVDLDALLGDTLGAWTGSTAEPRPVPPVTADDTGRVVIVDRPGAVQTQLLIGRIGADRHDRVWAAQVLGTYCLGGTLTSRLDRVLREEKGYTYGVRAFGQVLRSAPDGTGAALLAISGSFDTPNTGPALADLWKVLRTLAAEGLTDAERDVAVQNLVGVAPLKYETAAAVASTLADQVEQHLPDDYQATLYRQLAATGTVEATAAAVNAFPVDRLVTVLVGDAATIEEPVRALGIGEVTVVPAE, encoded by the coding sequence GTGACCGAGCTCGCCACGATGGAGTTCCACCCCCAGCCCCAGGCGGGCGAGGCCAGGCCCTGGGCCTTCCCGGCCCCCGGGCGCGGCACCCTCGGCAACGGTCTGACCGTCCTGCGCTGCCACCGCCCCGGCCAGCAGGTCGTCGCCGTCGAGGTACTCGTCGACGCCCCCCTGGAGGCCGAGCCGGCCGGTCTCGACGGAGTGGCCACGATCATGGCCCGGGCCTTCTCCGAAGGCACCGACAAGCACTCCGCCGAGGAGTTCGCCGCCGAGCTGGAGCGCTGCGGCGCCACCCTCGACGCGCACGCCGACCACCCGTGTGTGCGGCTCAGCCTCGAAGTCCCCGTGTCGCGTCTCCCCAAGGCGCTCGGTCTGCTGGCCGACGCACTCAGGGCGCCCGCGTTCTCGGACAGCGAGATCGAGCGGCTGGTGCGCAACCGGCTCGACGAGATCCCGCACGAGACGGCCAACCCGGCCCGCCGCTCGGCCAAGCAGCTGTACAAGGAGCTGTTCCCGGCGTCCTCGCGCATGTCACGTCCGCGCCAGGGCACCGAGGAGACGGTCGCGAAGATCGACGCGGCAGCCGTACGCGCCTTCTACGAGAGGCACGTCCGGCCCGCCACGGCCACCGCCGTGGTCGTCGGCGACCTCACCGGCGTCGACCTGGACGCGCTGCTCGGCGACACCCTGGGGGCCTGGACGGGTTCGACGGCCGAGCCGCGGCCCGTGCCGCCGGTGACCGCCGACGACACCGGCCGTGTCGTCATCGTGGACCGCCCCGGCGCCGTGCAGACCCAGCTGCTCATCGGCCGCATCGGCGCCGACCGGCACGACCGCGTCTGGGCCGCCCAGGTCCTCGGCACGTACTGCCTCGGCGGCACCCTCACCTCCCGCCTGGACCGTGTCCTGCGCGAGGAAAAGGGCTACACCTACGGTGTGCGGGCGTTCGGCCAGGTGCTGCGCTCCGCCCCGGACGGCACGGGCGCCGCGCTGCTCGCCATCAGCGGCTCCTTCGACACGCCGAACACCGGTCCCGCGCTGGCGGACCTCTGGAAGGTGCTGCGCACCCTCGCGGCCGAGGGGCTCACCGACGCCGAGCGCGATGTCGCGGTGCAGAACCTGGTCGGAGTCGCCCCGCTCAAGTACGAGACCGCGGCGGCCGTTGCGAGCACGCTGGCCGACCAGGTCGAGCAGCACCTGCCCGACGACTACCAGGCGACGCTGTACCGGCAGCTCGCCGCGACCGGCACGGTGGAGGCCACCGCGGCGGCCGTCAACGCCTTCCCGGTGGACCGTCTGGTGACGGTGCTCGTCGGGGACGCGGCGACGATCGAGGAGCCCGTCCGGGCCCTCGGTATCGGCGAAGTGACCGTCGTCCCCGCCGAGTAG
- a CDS encoding M16 family metallopeptidase, whose protein sequence is MPMGHTATAEAGSGGLTATEHRLANGLRVVLSEDHLTPVAAVCLWYDVGSRHEVKGRTGLAHLFEHLMFQGSGQVKGNGHFELVQGAGGSLNGTTSFERTNYFETMPTHQLELALWLEADRMGSLLAALDDESMENQRDVVKNERRQRYDNVPYGTAFEKLTALAYPEGHPYHHTPIGSMADLDAATLEDARAFFRTYYAPNNAVLSVVGDIDPVQTLAWVEKYFGSIAGHDGKPAPRSGALPDVIGEELREVVEEEVPARALMAAYRLPEDGTRACDAADLALTVLGGGESSRLYNRLVRRDRTAVAAGFGLLRLAGAPSLGWLDVKTSADVEVPVIEAAVDEELARFAAEGPTAEEMERAQAQLEREWLDRLGTVSGRADELCRFAVLFGDPQLALTAVERVLDVTAEEVQQAAKDRLRPDNRAVLVYEPVSGETAEDADPPQDPEAEATIEATDTDEEAAK, encoded by the coding sequence ATGCCCATGGGTCACACGGCCACAGCCGAGGCAGGCTCCGGCGGCCTGACAGCGACAGAGCACCGCCTCGCCAACGGGCTGCGCGTGGTGCTCTCCGAGGACCACCTGACCCCGGTCGCAGCGGTGTGCCTCTGGTACGACGTCGGGTCGCGCCACGAGGTCAAGGGCCGTACCGGCCTGGCTCACCTCTTCGAGCACCTGATGTTCCAGGGTTCGGGCCAGGTGAAGGGCAACGGCCACTTCGAACTGGTCCAGGGCGCGGGCGGCTCGCTCAACGGGACCACCAGCTTCGAGCGCACCAACTACTTCGAGACCATGCCCACCCACCAACTGGAGCTCGCGCTCTGGCTGGAGGCCGACCGCATGGGCTCGCTGCTCGCGGCCCTCGACGACGAGTCGATGGAGAACCAGCGGGACGTCGTCAAGAACGAGCGGCGGCAGCGCTACGACAACGTCCCGTACGGGACGGCGTTCGAGAAGCTGACCGCCCTCGCCTACCCGGAGGGCCACCCCTACCACCACACGCCGATCGGCTCCATGGCCGATCTGGACGCGGCGACGCTGGAGGACGCGCGCGCGTTCTTCCGCACGTACTACGCGCCCAACAACGCCGTCCTGTCGGTCGTCGGGGACATCGACCCCGTCCAGACGCTCGCCTGGGTCGAGAAGTACTTCGGATCCATCGCCGGGCACGACGGCAAGCCCGCGCCGCGCTCCGGCGCCCTCCCCGACGTCATCGGCGAGGAACTGCGCGAGGTCGTCGAGGAGGAGGTCCCCGCGCGCGCGTTGATGGCCGCCTACCGGCTCCCGGAGGACGGCACGCGCGCGTGCGACGCGGCCGACCTGGCGCTCACCGTCCTCGGCGGCGGCGAGTCCTCCCGGCTCTACAACCGGCTCGTACGGCGGGACCGTACGGCGGTGGCGGCCGGCTTCGGCCTGCTGCGGCTGGCCGGAGCACCCTCCCTGGGGTGGCTGGACGTGAAGACCTCCGCGGACGTCGAGGTGCCGGTCATCGAGGCCGCCGTCGACGAGGAGCTCGCCCGGTTCGCCGCGGAGGGCCCCACGGCCGAGGAAATGGAACGCGCCCAGGCCCAGTTGGAGCGCGAGTGGCTCGACCGGCTCGGCACGGTCTCGGGCCGCGCCGACGAACTGTGCCGTTTCGCGGTGCTGTTCGGCGACCCGCAGCTCGCCCTGACCGCCGTGGAGCGCGTGCTCGACGTCACGGCCGAGGAGGTCCAGCAGGCCGCCAAGGACCGGCTGCGCCCCGACAACCGCGCGGTGCTCGTCTACGAGCCGGTCTCCGGCGAGACCGCCGAGGACGCGGATCCGCCCCAGGACCCCGAGGCCGAGGCCACGATCGAAGCCACCGACACCGACGAGGAGGCGGCCAAGTGA